A single genomic interval of Syntrophales bacterium harbors:
- a CDS encoding DUF169 domain-containing protein — MRSRIAEAIGLRYCPVALSRSDEVPPGSLQFKEGRWGCVMWLATHAAKGKPAACGIKTFGCPGGGVGLGFGNQYVNFPGGVPGFCHFLSSGNASREGGRELAETIKPFVTSDTFDNFLEGERYLKGPEQVSAFIDNLPIRDMPGSFAVFRPLDDVEGGNDVPEVIIFFVNPDQFSALVVLANYGRTNNETVIMPFAAGCQAIGIYPWREAQSDAPRAVAGLTDLSARVHVRRRLGESNLMTFAVPLSLFKEMEDNVEGSFLQRPTWKSLL; from the coding sequence ATGCGAAGCAGAATTGCCGAAGCCATCGGATTACGCTATTGTCCTGTTGCCCTTTCCCGGAGCGACGAGGTACCTCCGGGATCTCTCCAGTTCAAGGAAGGGCGCTGGGGTTGCGTTATGTGGCTTGCGACCCATGCGGCAAAAGGAAAACCCGCCGCGTGCGGGATCAAGACTTTCGGTTGCCCGGGCGGCGGTGTCGGCTTGGGATTCGGAAACCAGTACGTCAACTTTCCCGGCGGTGTCCCCGGGTTCTGCCATTTCCTCTCCTCGGGAAACGCCTCACGCGAAGGGGGCAGGGAACTGGCCGAGACAATCAAACCTTTTGTCACCTCCGACACATTCGACAATTTTCTTGAGGGTGAACGATACCTGAAGGGACCTGAGCAGGTTTCCGCCTTTATCGACAACTTGCCCATCAGGGACATGCCCGGATCTTTCGCCGTCTTCAGGCCCCTGGATGATGTCGAAGGTGGAAACGACGTGCCGGAAGTCATCATTTTCTTTGTAAACCCCGATCAGTTCTCAGCCCTCGTTGTACTGGCCAATTACGGTCGCACGAACAATGAGACAGTTATCATGCCCTTCGCGGCCGGGTGCCAGGCCATAGGAATCTACCCCTGGCGGGAGGCACAATCGGACGCGCCCCGGGCAGTTGCGGGCCTGACGGACCTCTCCGCGCGGGTCCATGTCCGCCGCCGACTGGGTGAATCTAACCTGATGACCTTTGCCGTTCCCCTGTCCCTCTTCAAAGAAATGGAGGATAACGTGGAAGGATCGTTCCTGCAGCGACCCACCTGGAAAAGTCTGCTCTGA
- a CDS encoding OmpA family protein has protein sequence MRKFMKAAIVSLCVVALFGVAATAGAQTEIVIEPKAENFVFFVDNSGSMAFDYGKAGMTKAEAAREALAAINNDIPGMDVNAGAYTFGPYKEYSPARPFNREALAGTLSAIPTDIPVFGRMTPMGDGLQSLNAPLSGLRDRIAVIAVADGESNWGPEPRGIMQGMYDSYGDKICFHFISYAQTPSEKAFIDDLAGLNACSVVADGASLMQDAYRADFIERVFYTTREVTVAAPAPPPAPAEEVIVFSNINFDFDSAVIKAEYAELLKEAARMLKARPGVKVAVEGHTCNIGPADYNMKLSQRRAQAVADFLVREGISRDRLDAGGFGLTKPTFNNDTREGRALNRRVELRLQ, from the coding sequence ATGAGAAAGTTTATGAAGGCAGCAATCGTCTCTTTGTGTGTCGTAGCCCTGTTCGGTGTGGCGGCGACGGCCGGAGCCCAAACGGAAATCGTCATCGAACCCAAGGCTGAAAATTTCGTCTTTTTTGTGGACAATTCCGGTTCCATGGCTTTTGACTACGGTAAGGCCGGTATGACAAAGGCAGAGGCAGCCCGGGAAGCCCTGGCGGCTATTAACAATGATATACCCGGAATGGATGTCAACGCGGGGGCATATACCTTCGGACCTTACAAGGAATACAGCCCTGCCAGACCCTTCAACCGTGAGGCCCTTGCCGGTACCCTGTCGGCAATCCCGACGGACATACCTGTTTTCGGCCGTATGACCCCTATGGGTGATGGCCTGCAAAGCCTGAACGCTCCCCTGTCAGGCCTTCGGGACCGCATCGCCGTAATTGCCGTTGCGGACGGCGAGTCAAACTGGGGACCGGAGCCCCGGGGTATCATGCAGGGTATGTACGACAGCTACGGAGACAAAATCTGCTTTCATTTCATCAGCTATGCCCAGACTCCGTCTGAAAAGGCCTTTATTGACGATCTCGCGGGGCTCAATGCCTGCTCCGTTGTCGCCGATGGCGCCAGCCTGATGCAGGATGCTTACCGTGCCGATTTTATTGAACGCGTATTCTACACGACCAGGGAAGTAACCGTTGCTGCCCCCGCCCCTCCTCCCGCTCCGGCCGAAGAAGTAATCGTGTTCAGCAATATCAATTTTGATTTTGACAGTGCGGTGATCAAGGCCGAGTACGCTGAGCTTCTTAAGGAAGCGGCACGAATGCTCAAAGCCCGCCCGGGCGTCAAAGTCGCCGTGGAAGGTCATACCTGTAATATCGGACCCGCTGACTACAACATGAAGCTGTCCCAACGGAGAGCCCAGGCCGTGGCTGATTTTCTGGTCAGAGAAGGTATAAGCCGTGACCGTCTGGATGCCGGTGGATTCGGTCTGACGAAGCCCACCTTCAACAATGATACACGGGAAGGCCGCGCCCTGAACCGCAGGGTTGAATTGCGCCTGCAGTAA
- the rnhA gene encoding ribonuclease HI → MGRQKKYYAVLRGRKPGIYENWFGPGGAEEQVRGFADARYRGFFSRGKAETWLRNPDERTEKNPPSKKGGPSSPRAQVRPGDVIIYTDGACRGNPGPGGYGVVIIDGETRRELSRGFRLTTNNRMELLACIAALESLEKPSSVVLHSDSSYVVNGINKGWAEKWRAGNWMRNRVDAVRNVDLWKKLLGLCEMHRVRFVWIRGHAGDRENERCDKLALQAAEGSRLYVDHGYRGKRQEGHEQVALLKEGKSNGKK, encoded by the coding sequence ATGGGACGACAGAAAAAATACTACGCAGTCTTGCGGGGGAGAAAACCCGGAATATACGAAAACTGGTTCGGTCCCGGCGGCGCCGAGGAGCAGGTACGGGGATTTGCCGACGCCCGCTATCGGGGCTTTTTTTCGCGGGGAAAAGCCGAGACGTGGCTCCGCAATCCCGATGAAAGAACAGAAAAGAACCCCCCGTCGAAAAAAGGCGGTCCATCCTCACCAAGGGCACAGGTCCGGCCAGGCGACGTGATCATTTACACCGACGGCGCCTGCCGCGGCAATCCGGGGCCCGGCGGCTACGGTGTCGTCATTATAGATGGAGAAACAAGGCGAGAGTTGTCCCGGGGTTTTCGGCTGACCACGAACAACCGTATGGAATTGCTGGCCTGCATTGCCGCCCTGGAATCACTCGAAAAACCTTCTTCGGTCGTACTCCACAGCGACTCAAGCTATGTGGTCAATGGCATCAACAAGGGGTGGGCTGAGAAGTGGCGGGCAGGCAACTGGATGAGAAACCGCGTCGACGCGGTCCGCAACGTCGATCTCTGGAAGAAGCTGCTCGGGCTCTGCGAAATGCACCGGGTCCGCTTCGTTTGGATCCGCGGCCACGCGGGAGACCGGGAAAACGAACGCTGTGACAAACTGGCCCTACAGGCGGCTGAAGGCAGCCGCCTGTATGTGGATCACGGCTACAGGGGAAAACGGCAGGAGGGTCACGAACAGGTCGCCCTTTTGAAAGAAGGGAAGAGCAATGGCAAAAAATGA
- a CDS encoding PAS domain S-box protein yields the protein MEDIPLYNSRITKSYVEYLNEHLPDVDVEPLLKYAGIEKYQLDDEGHWLTQKQVDRFHEILARTAQDPDIARKVGRFSVTSQASGALGKYILGFINPATAYAVLEKINSRLSRGTVLETRVIGKNKIEAKAFVRPGVIEKPYQCSNRLGGLEALAKLSTQKFATIEHPVCIHKGGDCCLYIISWEPSPTLVWKRARNYFLVLALAASAALFGFMETGPWIALFLSFMFGTMGLALYVEHLEKKNLLLNIKNQGEAAENLLNQINKRYNEALLVEEIGKTASMLHEVDVLPKRILDTLIKRLDFDRGIIMLVNKKENCLIYATSTGYNPKDDDYLRNIKFRLDNPHSKGSFVEAFKKQQPVLINDIEDIENDLSPRSRDFLHTMGSRSFICVPIIYQGESMGILAADNIQSKRPLSQIDMSLLMGIAPQIGIGISNAMWHQKIKESEERFRSLSENAPDIIYTLGIKGEFTYINPAIEPVLGYRPEELLGKYFIDIARKEDAVRTIRAFKRVRDLKQTIKEETAIIPHKDGTDRYVSISCAPNFDSDGQFVGVVGTFKNLTEIKKTETQLESNILKLQSAMSSTIDAISIIVESRDPYTAGHQRRVAQLATAIAEELDLPEEKIDQIRMASLIHDLGKIYIPSEILTKPGKLNQVEFAMMKSHPEVAWNILKRVDFIPAIVDMVYQHHERMDGSGYPQGISGNEILLEARIIAVADTVEAMASHRPYRAALGTDVALEEIQNKQGVTYDSRVVNACLKLFKERAFKFIDLEESSGMTA from the coding sequence ATGGAAGACATTCCGCTCTATAACAGCCGTATCACCAAGAGTTACGTTGAGTACCTGAACGAGCACCTCCCCGATGTCGATGTCGAACCGCTTCTGAAATACGCGGGCATTGAGAAGTACCAACTGGATGACGAAGGGCACTGGTTGACCCAGAAGCAGGTTGATCGTTTTCATGAAATACTTGCGAGAACGGCCCAGGACCCGGACATAGCGAGAAAGGTGGGACGGTTTTCCGTGACTTCCCAGGCCTCGGGAGCTTTGGGGAAATACATCCTTGGATTCATAAACCCGGCAACGGCTTACGCTGTCCTGGAGAAAATCAATTCACGCCTCAGCCGGGGCACCGTCCTGGAAACCAGGGTCATCGGGAAAAATAAAATCGAGGCAAAAGCCTTTGTCCGGCCGGGAGTGATCGAAAAACCCTACCAGTGCTCGAACCGGCTTGGCGGGCTGGAGGCGCTGGCAAAACTTTCCACCCAGAAATTCGCAACCATAGAACATCCCGTCTGCATACACAAGGGGGGGGATTGCTGCCTCTACATCATCTCCTGGGAACCATCCCCGACCCTCGTCTGGAAACGAGCCCGGAACTATTTTCTCGTCCTCGCCCTCGCAGCCTCCGCCGCCCTGTTCGGCTTCATGGAAACAGGCCCCTGGATCGCCCTTTTTTTATCCTTTATGTTCGGTACGATGGGTCTCGCGCTCTATGTCGAGCATCTTGAAAAAAAGAACCTGCTTTTGAACATCAAGAACCAGGGGGAGGCCGCCGAAAATCTCCTCAACCAGATCAACAAGCGATATAATGAGGCCTTGCTGGTCGAGGAAATCGGCAAGACCGCCTCCATGCTCCATGAAGTCGATGTACTCCCGAAGCGTATCCTGGATACACTGATCAAAAGGTTGGATTTCGACCGGGGCATCATTATGCTCGTCAACAAGAAAGAGAACTGCCTCATCTACGCGACGAGCACCGGGTACAACCCGAAAGATGATGACTACCTCAGGAACATTAAGTTCCGTTTGGATAATCCCCACTCAAAGGGTTCGTTCGTGGAAGCTTTCAAAAAACAGCAACCCGTTCTGATCAACGATATCGAGGACATTGAGAACGACCTGTCGCCCAGAAGCCGTGACTTCCTCCATACCATGGGAAGCAGGTCCTTCATTTGCGTTCCCATAATATATCAGGGAGAATCTATGGGAATCCTTGCCGCCGACAATATCCAGTCGAAAAGACCGCTCAGCCAGATAGATATGAGCCTGCTCATGGGAATCGCCCCGCAGATCGGTATCGGCATCAGCAATGCCATGTGGCATCAGAAGATAAAGGAAAGCGAGGAACGCTTCCGCTCCCTCAGCGAAAATGCGCCGGACATCATCTATACTCTCGGCATCAAAGGCGAGTTTACCTATATCAACCCGGCGATTGAACCTGTTCTCGGATACCGCCCCGAGGAGCTGTTGGGGAAATATTTCATAGATATTGCGAGAAAAGAAGATGCTGTCAGGACAATCAGAGCCTTTAAGAGGGTCAGGGATCTTAAGCAGACCATAAAGGAGGAAACGGCCATCATACCTCACAAGGATGGTACAGATCGATATGTCAGCATCAGTTGCGCTCCGAATTTTGATTCCGACGGCCAGTTCGTCGGCGTGGTGGGAACTTTTAAAAACTTGACGGAAATCAAGAAAACGGAAACCCAGTTGGAAAGTAATATACTCAAGCTGCAGTCGGCAATGAGCAGCACCATCGATGCCATTTCAATCATTGTGGAATCCAGGGACCCCTATACGGCGGGACACCAGAGGCGGGTCGCGCAACTTGCCACCGCCATAGCGGAGGAATTGGATCTGCCGGAAGAAAAAATCGACCAGATCCGCATGGCAAGCCTGATCCACGACTTGGGGAAAATATATATACCTTCTGAAATATTGACTAAACCGGGAAAATTGAACCAGGTTGAATTCGCGATGATGAAATCACATCCGGAAGTCGCCTGGAACATATTGAAGCGAGTAGACTTCATTCCCGCTATTGTCGACATGGTCTACCAGCACCATGAACGAATGGACGGCTCGGGATATCCCCAGGGCATCTCCGGCAACGAGATATTGCTGGAAGCAAGAATAATAGCTGTGGCGGATACGGTTGAAGCCATGGCAAGCCATCGGCCCTATCGGGCGGCCCTGGGGACGGACGTCGCATTGGAAGAAATACAAAACAAACAAGGGGTCACCTATGACTCAAGAGTGGTGAATGCCTGTTTGAAACTCTTCAAGGAGAGGGCGTTCAAGTTCATTGATCTGGAAGAATCCTCCGGCATGACCGCATGA